A genomic region of Miscanthus floridulus cultivar M001 chromosome 3, ASM1932011v1, whole genome shotgun sequence contains the following coding sequences:
- the LOC136543530 gene encoding uncharacterized protein, protein MSQKVDLWEKLKQNFRFPKGTHELVQQNAFKIMGQSFRRWRSDLNKNFIQQKLTPFHEYGNITPSQWEELVAEKTSEASLSLSACNSEQAKKNQHYPRLGPGGYAGKQKVFRKMDAEAEATGNTEVSKLKPRLKQWIYARSVDSSGSSLKFAMPETGDVVSKILKLAEDKEKGAFNPSRERDELTVALGNPEHTGRTRGLGKRMSWKHGFVEERHMYKKHGRDRESNLERQVKALVEKMLVEKGLSTMEPQTPMGPPRELVVVGSPPDVPSSQGSNATGTPVDRIRAPTSCKLVVLMGRQNMIIEVATGMAHPPGGTWHNRDIPQDYTRVEVHTVKPEFMTWKIEHPTPEGLVLLGDVMNQFILWHRQDIVLIESSPTPTAVHPRERPVEDGEVYSPAHDHDHHTLETSPPPQNKIPIKIRPSYVGINDVSSVHKWMAHDQFKPKNQVKEFRASAFEEGTTEEGTTSKLHKGFNKYLAVDNLKWSDDCPDKYEKGKNFLPNRVLQCLPRGMRKFHDWYLRAQITELEILQAWIPAGTFGALGGQIAVEFKDIQVCFHLGRMEMNLIRIWCLMQADFVKKRIALKHGYIDPSPIASTNFNYPKEWKLDCKELGAGKTLKKKEDIRNKKILEESLKVAAYIALCFKNLQQHDDIWIPYHFNDHWICIGVWLSHSMTWVFDSVDFPVEIYKDFITIVKTAFRHYVQEHKGRHHPNRKEKFYVKTLCACPKQKPRSLHCGYYTCIMMSTIGGYNRNPNLLEKDKDTRRNPYKDDELLEMVGDLCNFIMDQIVYHKGIYHHLLSDLGSNPLYQHLRETDRLALGR, encoded by the exons atgagccaaaaggtagacctatgggaGAAGCTAAAGCAGAACTTCAGGTTTCCAAAGGGAACGCACGAGTTGGTACAAcaaaatgcttttaagataatggggcaGAGCTTCCGACGTTGGCGGTCAGATCTAAACAAGAACTTTATCCAACAAAAGTTAACTCCTTTCCATGagtatggcaacataactcctagtcaatgggaggagctcgtggctgagaAGACTTCAGAGGCATCATTGTCCCTCAGTGCCTGTAACAGCGAGCAGGcgaagaagaaccaacactaccctcgtctaggccccggtggctacgctggcaagcaaaaggtctttaggaagatggacgcagaGGCCGAAGCTACCGGGAATACGGAAGTGTCAAAGTTGAAGCCACGCCTTAAACAGTGGATATACGCGAGGAGTGTCGATTCATCCGGTAGTAGCCTCAAGTTTGCTATGCCGGAGACCGGAGATGTAGTATCAAAAATACTGAaacttgctgaagacaaggagaagggcgcattcaacccttccagagagagggatgagcttactgttgccttgggaaaccccgagcacacaggacgcaccagggggctagggaagaggatgtcctggaagcacggattcgtagaggagaggcacatgtacaagaaacatggcagagaccgagagtctaatcttgagcgccaagtgaaggctctagttgaaaagatgttggtggagaaaggactATCTACGATGGAGCCACAGACACCAATGGGTCCGCCCAGAGAACTGGtggtagttggcagccctccggatgTTCCCAGCAGTCAAGGTTCCAACGCAACcggaacccccgtcgatcgcatacgggcgcCAACTAGTTGTAAATTGGTGGTTCTGATGGGCAGGCAAAACAtgatcattgaggtggcaacgggcatggCACATCCTCCGGGTGGCACGTGGCACAATAGGGACATCCCACAGGATTACactcgggtcgaggtgcataccgtgaagcccgagttcatgacttggaagatagaacaccctactcccgaggggctcgtgttactcggagacgtcatgaaccagttcatcctctggcatagACAGGACATTGTATTGATCGAGTCTTCACCAACTCCGACTGCAGTTCATCCTCGGGAGCGACCCGTCGAGGACGGGGAGGTATACTCAccggcccatgaccatgaccaccacacgctagagacttctccacctc ctcaaaacaaaatcccaatcaagataaggccatcgtaTGTGGGCATTAATGATGTCTCGTCAGTGCACAAGTGGATGgctcatgaccagttcaagcctaagaaccaagtaaaagaattcagagcaTCAGCTTTTGAGGAGGGCACCactgaggagggcaccactagcaaactgcacaaagggtttaacaagtatctagctgttgataacctcaaatggtcaGATGATTGCCCAgataaatatgaaaaaggcaagaacttcctaccaaaccgagtcctacagtgcttgccacgtggaatgagaaagttccacgattggtacttgcgtgctcagataacagaactagaaatcttacaagcatggatccctgccggcacatttggagccctaggtgggcaaattgccgttgagtttaaggatatccaggtatgcttccacctcggacgaatggaaatgaatctgattcgcatatggtgcct aatgcaagcggaCTTTGTGAAAAAGAGGATAGCTCTGAAAcatgggtatatagacccttcacctatagcatcaacaaattttaattaccctaaagagtggaaactagattgcaaagaactaggagctggaaagacacttaagaagaaagaggacatcaggaacaagaaaatattggaagagtccctcaaggttgcggcatacattgccctatgttttaaaaatctccaacaacatgatgatatatggataccataccacttcaa tgatcactggatttgcataggcgtctggctctcacatagcatgacatgggtctttgattcagtggatttcccagtcgagatatacaaagacttcataacaattgtcaagac ggcatttaggcactatgtccaggaacataaggggaggcatcatccaaataggaaggaaaagttttatgtcaaaactctatgtgcg tgccccaagcagaagcctaggagtctacattgtggatactacacatgtattatgatgagtaccatcggtggctacaacagaaaccccaatctg ttggagaaagataaagacacgagaagaaacccatacaaggatgacgagctcttagagatggtcggcgacctttgcaactttataatggaccagattgtgtatcataaaggcatttaccatcatcttctttccgacttaggtagtaatcctctgtATCAACACCTTCGAGAGACTGATAGGTTAGCCCTAGGTcgttga